From one Gracilibacillus salinarum genomic stretch:
- a CDS encoding DUF4129 domain-containing protein produces the protein MLDKTKRFPSVFFHGLIEWIGFFPVFLIVGVWLFDSPYLYYWVTSLLLLFSLAYLFRCFMSNRWLTIGLSVLLTAGVTYVIAPTIWALIVGLLLGCFVSFRGVQHAENDWEDLFPSRLLWSICLPLYFVAYLYFRYNDSVAGFDWMVSLFGFVLIVLMLFLTNREHIERESLEKGKKKKVAADISRLNKGYLIVTLIVVFLITNFGMIQSALYNGFRSLIQSIIWLVSLGNNEEEVKQEQPPADMTPSLPGAEQQETSAFAEWMDRMMHLISYALMAILVILFIALLFNKTRRLLIKAVVQLWKLMQQMFSRRQFQETSTDFDDEKENLFDWQQWRKQSQQKISETWKTITSRKPKFENMTNEQKVRFLYKKVAANIRSQDKWHAALTAHEVIALNEQQQTLASLESWYDDIRYGNFSLNEQHERQLWQMWEEIQQNGM, from the coding sequence ATGCTGGATAAGACAAAGCGATTTCCGTCTGTTTTCTTTCACGGCTTAATCGAATGGATCGGCTTTTTTCCGGTATTTCTTATCGTAGGAGTCTGGCTTTTTGACAGTCCTTATCTCTATTATTGGGTGACAAGTTTATTGTTATTGTTTAGTTTAGCATACTTGTTCAGGTGTTTTATGTCGAACCGCTGGCTGACGATCGGTTTAAGTGTGCTTTTGACAGCAGGGGTAACGTACGTAATAGCTCCGACCATTTGGGCTTTGATAGTCGGACTTCTACTCGGTTGTTTCGTTTCCTTTCGAGGTGTTCAGCATGCGGAAAATGATTGGGAGGATCTCTTTCCGAGTCGACTGCTGTGGAGCATCTGCCTGCCACTTTATTTTGTTGCCTATCTGTATTTTCGATATAACGATTCTGTAGCAGGTTTCGATTGGATGGTCAGTTTATTTGGCTTTGTTTTAATTGTCCTCATGCTCTTTTTAACGAATAGAGAGCACATCGAGAGAGAATCATTGGAGAAGGGGAAAAAGAAAAAGGTTGCGGCAGACATTTCCAGGCTGAACAAAGGTTATTTAATTGTTACGCTCATCGTTGTTTTTCTGATTACGAACTTTGGCATGATACAGTCTGCTCTTTACAATGGGTTTCGTTCTTTGATTCAATCCATTATTTGGCTGGTTTCCCTAGGCAATAATGAAGAAGAGGTCAAACAAGAACAGCCACCGGCAGACATGACGCCATCGTTACCAGGGGCGGAGCAGCAGGAAACCTCTGCATTTGCTGAATGGATGGATCGCATGATGCACCTCATCAGCTATGCGCTAATGGCAATATTAGTTATTTTGTTTATTGCCTTATTGTTTAACAAAACAAGAAGATTGCTCATCAAAGCGGTCGTGCAATTGTGGAAGCTAATGCAGCAAATGTTCAGCAGAAGACAGTTTCAGGAAACATCAACAGACTTCGATGATGAGAAAGAAAATCTGTTTGATTGGCAGCAGTGGCGTAAGCAAAGTCAGCAAAAAATAAGTGAGACATGGAAAACCATTACCAGCCGCAAGCCTAAGTTTGAAAATATGACAAATGAACAGAAAGTCCGCTTTTTATATAAAAAAGTGGCTGCCAATATACGAAGCCAGGATAAGTGGCACGCTGCTCTGACAGCACATGAGGTGATTGCGTTAAATGAGCAGCAGCAAACCCTTGCTTCATTAGAATCCTGGTATGATGATATTCGCTATGGCAATTTTTCATTGAATGAACAGCATGAACGTCAGCTTTGGCAAATGTGGGAAGAAATTCAGCAGAATGGGATGTAA
- a CDS encoding YjfB family protein, which produces MDVAAMSIAMNQANVKQQASISLMGKAMDQAETQSNSMIKMLESSMQPHLGKNIDIKG; this is translated from the coding sequence ATGGATGTAGCAGCAATGTCGATTGCAATGAATCAAGCGAATGTTAAGCAACAAGCGAGTATTTCCTTGATGGGAAAAGCTATGGATCAAGCTGAAACACAATCGAATAGTATGATCAAGATGCTCGAAAGTTCTATGCAGCCGCATCTTGGTAAAAACATCGACATTAAAGGCTGA
- the flaG gene encoding flagellar protein FlaG has protein sequence MEIGKLMTGSPLVQTESIHEPSTSARERSNNHEQAAIQPTTEVTETNPEQLKSMVDGLNSFLEPSNTSIKYELHDKLDRYYVTIVDRETKEVVKEIPPKKLLDVYASMAELMGFIVDEKI, from the coding sequence ATGGAAATTGGTAAATTGATGACAGGATCTCCACTTGTGCAGACAGAAAGCATACATGAGCCATCCACATCCGCAAGAGAGCGATCCAATAACCATGAACAAGCAGCAATCCAACCAACTACTGAAGTAACTGAAACGAATCCAGAACAACTGAAAAGCATGGTTGATGGATTGAATTCATTCTTGGAACCATCCAATACTAGTATCAAATATGAATTACATGACAAGCTGGACAGATATTATGTGACAATCGTGGACCGCGAAACGAAAGAAGTGGTCAAAGAAATCCCGCCTAAGAAATTGTTAGATGTGTATGCATCGATGGCAGAATTGATGGGGTTTATCGTCGACGAAAAAATTTAG
- the fliS gene encoding flagellar export chaperone FliS, producing MAYQQYQAYQNNSVNTATPGELTLMLYNGCLKFIKQAKKAMEAEQYETKNEMVKKAQSIIRELMVTLDQESPISKQMLPLYDFAYHALTQANVKNDLEQLDQARDIIEDFRDTWKEVIKQERIRQHGQSINA from the coding sequence ATGGCTTATCAGCAATATCAGGCATATCAGAATAACTCGGTAAATACAGCGACCCCTGGAGAACTGACCTTAATGTTATATAACGGCTGTTTAAAATTTATCAAACAGGCCAAAAAAGCAATGGAAGCTGAACAATATGAAACAAAAAATGAAATGGTGAAAAAAGCGCAAAGTATCATTCGTGAGCTGATGGTTACTTTAGACCAGGAATCACCTATTTCGAAGCAGATGTTACCTTTATACGACTTTGCTTATCATGCGCTGACACAAGCAAATGTAAAAAATGATTTGGAGCAGCTTGATCAGGCACGTGATATTATCGAAGATTTTCGTGACACCTGGAAAGAGGTCATTAAGCAGGAACGCATTCGTCAGCATGGTCAAAGTATTAATGCCTAG
- the hpf gene encoding ribosome hibernation-promoting factor, HPF/YfiA family, with translation MKYNIRGENVEVTSAIKEYVERKIGKLERYFDTPPTSDVNVNISVYNDEQQIEVTIPMTNLLLRAEEHHLDLYAAIDLVVDKLERQIRKHKTKVNRKFRQQGAPKHVFAELEKEAIEAKEEHYDDDEIEIVRTKQFDLKPMDSEEAVLQMDMLGHAFFVFEDAITGTTNVVYRRRDGKYGLIEPS, from the coding sequence ATGAAATACAACATCCGTGGTGAAAATGTAGAAGTGACGAGTGCAATCAAGGAATATGTCGAACGAAAAATCGGCAAATTGGAAAGATATTTTGATACTCCGCCCACTTCTGATGTGAATGTAAATATAAGTGTCTATAATGACGAGCAGCAAATTGAAGTAACGATTCCAATGACAAATCTGTTACTGCGAGCAGAAGAACATCATCTAGATTTATATGCTGCAATCGATCTTGTAGTTGACAAACTAGAAAGGCAAATACGTAAGCATAAAACAAAAGTGAACCGCAAATTCCGACAACAAGGTGCTCCTAAGCACGTATTCGCGGAATTAGAAAAAGAAGCAATTGAAGCAAAAGAAGAACATTATGATGACGATGAAATTGAAATTGTCAGAACAAAACAGTTTGATTTGAAACCGATGGATTCCGAAGAAGCAGTGCTCCAAATGGATATGTTAGGACATGCATTCTTCGTATTCGAAGACGCCATTACAGGAACAACTAATGTTGTGTATAGACGTCGTGATGGCAAATACGGCCTGATCGAACCAAGTTAA
- the secA gene encoding preprotein translocase subunit SecA: MRGLIKKVFGDGNQRQLKGLVKIAEEIEALEPSIQQLSDNELKNKTQSFKERYQNGETLDDLIVEAYAVVREGAKRVLGMRPFNVQLLGAIAMHKGNISEMKTGEGKTLASTMPAYLNALTGKGVHIITVNDYLADRDARDMGELYQFLGLTVGLNQNGMPKEEKRQAYEADITYGTNNEFGFDYLRDNMVLYKEQMVQRPLHFAIIDEVDSILIDEARTPLIISGTAQKSASLYQQANSFVRTLQNEADYTYDEKSKGVQLTEEGMNKAERFFNVENLFDLNNVTLTHHINQALKAHVAMHRDTDYVVEEDQVVIVDQFTGRLMKGRRYSDGLHQAIEAKEGLQIQNESMTLASITFQNYFRMYQKLAGMTGTAKTEEEEFRNIYAMDVIAIPTNKPIVRDDKADLIYKTMDGKFRAVVEEIKERYELGQPVLVGTVAVETSELISKLLKKSGVKHNVLNAKNHFREAEIIENAGQKQAVTIATNMAGRGTDIKLGDGVKELGGLAVIGTERHESRRIDNQLRGRSGRQGDPGVTQFYLSMEDELMRRFGSDNMRSMMERLGMDDTQPIESKMVSRAVESAQKRVEGNNFDARKTILSYDDVLRQQREIIYKQRFDVIDSENLREIIEQMIQTTVEGAVDTYMADEVPENWNLTGLTEYIHGTLLESDWISEKDLKDKEKEEVIDLIMAKVKEKYDRKEEEFTPEKMREFEKVILLRTVDTKWMDHIDQMDQLRQGIHLRAYGQNDPLREYQMEGFAMFEQMISAINEEVAKYVMKAQMQENIKREAVVKNTQAVSGDDQEKKKVKRPYVKTETVGRNDPCPCGSGKKYKQCHGS; this comes from the coding sequence ATGCGTGGATTAATTAAGAAAGTATTTGGTGATGGTAACCAGCGTCAGCTAAAAGGATTAGTTAAAATTGCGGAAGAAATAGAAGCGTTGGAGCCATCGATACAACAATTATCTGATAATGAATTAAAAAATAAAACGCAAAGCTTCAAAGAAAGATACCAAAATGGCGAAACCCTTGATGATTTAATCGTAGAAGCATATGCTGTTGTTCGTGAAGGAGCAAAGCGTGTGTTAGGTATGCGTCCCTTTAATGTGCAATTGCTAGGAGCAATCGCCATGCACAAAGGGAACATCTCCGAAATGAAAACAGGTGAAGGTAAAACCTTGGCATCGACAATGCCAGCATACTTAAATGCTCTAACTGGTAAAGGTGTCCATATTATTACGGTCAACGATTACTTGGCAGATCGTGATGCGCGCGATATGGGTGAATTGTATCAGTTTTTAGGTTTAACCGTTGGATTGAATCAAAATGGTATGCCAAAAGAAGAGAAGCGTCAGGCATATGAAGCAGACATCACTTATGGTACAAATAATGAATTCGGTTTTGATTATTTACGTGACAACATGGTGCTTTACAAAGAGCAAATGGTACAACGCCCCTTGCACTTTGCCATCATTGATGAGGTTGACTCGATATTAATTGATGAGGCGCGTACACCATTAATTATTTCTGGTACTGCTCAGAAGTCAGCAAGCTTATACCAGCAAGCAAACTCTTTTGTTAGAACACTGCAAAATGAAGCAGATTATACGTATGATGAAAAATCAAAAGGCGTACAACTAACAGAAGAAGGGATGAATAAAGCAGAGCGCTTCTTTAATGTAGAGAACTTGTTCGACTTAAATAATGTAACCTTAACGCACCATATTAACCAGGCATTAAAAGCTCATGTAGCTATGCACCGAGATACGGATTATGTAGTGGAAGAGGATCAAGTCGTTATTGTCGACCAATTTACCGGCCGTCTAATGAAGGGACGCCGTTATAGCGACGGACTTCATCAGGCAATTGAGGCGAAAGAAGGTCTGCAAATTCAGAATGAAAGTATGACACTTGCGTCCATTACTTTCCAAAACTACTTCCGTATGTATCAAAAACTTGCCGGTATGACTGGTACTGCGAAAACAGAGGAAGAAGAATTTCGAAATATTTATGCGATGGATGTTATCGCAATTCCAACTAATAAACCGATTGTTCGTGATGATAAGGCGGATTTAATTTATAAAACGATGGATGGTAAGTTCCGTGCAGTTGTGGAAGAAATTAAAGAACGCTATGAATTGGGACAACCTGTATTGGTAGGGACCGTAGCAGTTGAAACATCAGAGTTAATCTCGAAATTATTGAAAAAATCAGGCGTTAAGCATAACGTATTAAACGCGAAAAACCACTTCCGTGAGGCCGAAATTATTGAAAATGCGGGTCAAAAGCAAGCCGTTACCATTGCGACCAATATGGCCGGTCGTGGTACGGATATTAAATTAGGCGACGGTGTAAAGGAATTAGGCGGTCTTGCTGTTATTGGTACAGAACGTCATGAGTCCCGCCGGATTGATAACCAGTTGCGTGGGCGTTCTGGTCGTCAAGGAGATCCAGGTGTTACGCAGTTTTATTTGTCGATGGAAGATGAACTGATGCGCCGTTTCGGATCAGATAATATGAGAAGTATGATGGAACGTCTTGGTATGGATGATACGCAGCCAATTGAAAGTAAGATGGTTTCCAGAGCAGTAGAATCTGCACAGAAACGGGTAGAAGGTAATAACTTTGATGCTCGTAAAACGATTCTTTCTTATGATGATGTATTACGTCAACAGCGTGAAATCATCTACAAACAACGTTTTGATGTTATTGATTCTGAAAACCTTCGTGAAATTATCGAACAGATGATTCAGACTACGGTTGAAGGTGCAGTCGATACTTATATGGCTGATGAAGTACCAGAGAATTGGAACCTGACAGGATTAACGGAGTACATTCATGGTACATTATTAGAATCTGATTGGATTAGTGAAAAGGATCTCAAAGACAAAGAAAAAGAAGAAGTCATTGATCTGATCATGGCAAAAGTAAAAGAAAAATATGATCGGAAAGAAGAAGAGTTCACACCAGAAAAAATGCGTGAATTCGAGAAAGTTATTCTACTTCGTACGGTAGATACAAAATGGATGGATCATATCGACCAGATGGATCAGCTTCGTCAGGGTATTCATTTGCGTGCTTACGGTCAAAACGATCCGTTGCGTGAATACCAGATGGAAGGTTTCGCTATGTTTGAACAGATGATCTCTGCTATCAATGAAGAAGTAGCTAAATATGTAATGAAAGCTCAAATGCAAGAGAATATTAAACGTGAAGCCGTAGTGAAGAACACACAAGCAGTTTCTGGCGATGATCAAGAGAAGAAAAAAGTGAAGAGACCATATGTGAAAACAGAGACAGTCGGACGTAACGATCCTTGTCCATGTGGTAGCGGTAAGAAATACAAACAGTGTCATGGCAGTTAA
- the prfB gene encoding peptide chain release factor 2 (programmed frameshift) has product MELVEIKQELEKMANRLADFRGSLDLESKRARIAELEEVMAEPGFWDDQQNAQKVIAEVNGEKELVQAFDKNQEALENADVSYELVKEEEDEELREDLESEVEALSESLNQFELFILLSEPYDKNNAILELHPGAGGTESQDWASMLLRMYTRWADSKGFKVDTLDYLPGDEAGVKSVTLLIKGHNAYGYLKAEKGVHRLVRISPFDSSGRRHTSFVSCDVTPEVDDDIDIEINTEDLKIDTYRSSGAGGQHVNTTDSAVRITHQPTNTVVTCQSERSQIKNREQAMKMLKAKLYQLEIEKQQQEMAEIRGEQKEIGWGSQIRSYVFHPYSMVKDHRTDHETGNTQAVMDGELDNFIDAYLRSVMN; this is encoded by the exons ATGGAATTAGTAGAGATTAAGCAAGAATTAGAAAAAATGGCTAACAGGTTAGCGGACTTCAGGGGGTCTCTT GACTTAGAGTCAAAGAGAGCCCGAATTGCTGAATTAGAAGAGGTCATGGCAGAACCAGGTTTCTGGGATGATCAGCAAAATGCCCAAAAAGTAATCGCAGAGGTCAATGGTGAGAAGGAACTCGTACAAGCCTTCGATAAAAACCAGGAAGCCTTGGAGAATGCAGACGTATCCTATGAATTAGTAAAAGAAGAAGAGGATGAAGAGCTTCGTGAAGATTTGGAATCAGAAGTGGAAGCTCTATCTGAATCATTAAATCAATTTGAGTTATTTATTTTACTGAGTGAACCTTATGATAAAAATAATGCAATTCTCGAACTCCATCCAGGTGCTGGTGGTACCGAATCACAAGACTGGGCGAGTATGCTTTTACGAATGTACACACGATGGGCTGATTCAAAAGGGTTCAAAGTAGATACATTGGATTATCTGCCTGGCGATGAAGCTGGAGTGAAAAGTGTGACATTGTTAATTAAAGGTCACAATGCTTACGGATACTTAAAAGCTGAAAAAGGTGTTCATCGACTAGTCCGTATTTCACCTTTTGATTCTTCGGGACGTCGTCATACTTCCTTTGTTTCTTGTGATGTTACACCTGAAGTGGATGACGACATTGATATTGAAATCAATACGGAAGATTTGAAGATAGATACGTATCGTTCCAGTGGTGCAGGTGGACAGCACGTCAATACGACTGATTCAGCAGTGCGGATCACACACCAGCCAACGAATACGGTTGTTACGTGTCAATCAGAACGATCCCAAATAAAAAATAGAGAACAAGCCATGAAAATGTTGAAAGCTAAGTTATATCAGTTAGAAATTGAGAAACAGCAACAGGAAATGGCAGAGATTCGTGGAGAGCAAAAAGAAATAGGATGGGGCAGTCAAATACGTTCCTATGTATTTCACCCTTATTCCATGGTGAAAGATCATCGTACAGACCACGAAACAGGAAATACACAAGCAGTGATGGATGGAGAATTAGATAATTTCATTGATGCTTATTTACGTTCTGTAATGAATTAA
- a CDS encoding YitT family protein, translating into MIAKYKRTPMPNWLRQTLDYLYVLIGAFLVAFAFNLFLLPNNIASGGVAGVSTITKSLFDWEPSIVQWALNIPLFIAGVVILGKNFGAKSLVGTIILPFYVYLTKDMEPATFDPLLGAIFGGMIVGLGIGIVFRGKASTGGMDLAAQLLHKYTAMPLGVCLIFFDGMIVLTASFVFSLEEGLYAIIGLFITSRTIDFVQVGLNTSKNVMIITNQFEEVRRILLNDIDRGVTIFNGSGGFTDEDRKVIMCVVQQNEFSKATQAVKSIDPNAFVIAMNATEVLGEGFKK; encoded by the coding sequence ATGATTGCAAAATATAAACGTACACCAATGCCGAATTGGTTACGTCAAACATTAGATTATCTTTATGTATTAATTGGCGCTTTTCTTGTTGCCTTTGCCTTTAACTTATTTTTATTACCGAACAACATCGCATCCGGTGGCGTTGCAGGTGTCAGTACGATTACGAAATCTCTCTTTGATTGGGAACCATCTATTGTGCAATGGGCATTAAATATTCCGTTATTTATAGCAGGTGTTGTAATACTCGGTAAAAATTTTGGTGCAAAATCTTTGGTAGGAACAATTATCTTACCTTTCTATGTCTATTTGACAAAAGATATGGAACCTGCTACATTTGATCCGCTATTAGGAGCAATTTTTGGCGGTATGATTGTAGGTCTTGGTATCGGGATCGTATTTCGTGGGAAAGCATCAACAGGTGGTATGGATTTGGCCGCCCAGCTGTTACATAAATACACAGCAATGCCGCTTGGGGTATGTCTGATATTTTTTGATGGCATGATTGTACTTACTGCCTCCTTTGTTTTTTCCTTAGAAGAAGGGCTATATGCGATAATCGGATTGTTTATCACGAGCCGTACTATCGACTTCGTGCAAGTAGGGCTAAATACCTCAAAGAACGTGATGATCATTACGAATCAATTTGAAGAAGTTCGTCGGATTTTGTTGAATGATATTGATCGGGGTGTTACTATTTTTAATGGTTCTGGTGGCTTCACGGATGAGGATCGAAAAGTTATCATGTGTGTAGTCCAGCAAAACGAGTTTAGTAAAGCAACCCAGGCAGTGAAATCAATTGATCCGAATGCTTTTGTGATTGCGATGAATGCTACCGAGGTATTAGGTGAAGGGTTCAAAAAATAA
- the ftsX gene encoding permease-like cell division protein FtsX yields MKFNTLKRHFKEGAKNTWRNGWMTIASVGAVTTTLILVGVFLVLMLNLNHIAGELEEDVQIKALVELTEEETTVEAMNEDISNISGVESVEYVTKEEELQNLIDSMGEQGQAWSLYEQDNPLNDAFVVKATNPQDTENVANEIEKFDYIYRVNFGQDYVDSLFTFNKYARNIGLGLIVALVFTAIFLISNTIKITIMARRREIEIMKLVGATNNFIRWPFFVEGLMLGVFGSLIPIAVIMVGYYFLTQNLVVFEQFDFVKILPFFPFALQVAAIIIGIGATIGVWGSLMSVRKFLKV; encoded by the coding sequence ATGAAATTTAATACGTTGAAACGACATTTCAAGGAAGGTGCAAAGAATACATGGCGTAATGGCTGGATGACGATTGCTTCCGTCGGTGCAGTTACCACGACTTTAATTTTAGTTGGTGTATTCCTTGTTCTAATGTTGAATTTGAATCACATTGCTGGCGAACTGGAAGAAGATGTACAAATAAAGGCATTAGTTGAATTGACTGAGGAAGAAACGACAGTTGAAGCCATGAATGAGGATATTTCCAATATTAGTGGTGTAGAAAGTGTTGAGTATGTAACGAAGGAAGAAGAACTGCAGAACCTGATAGACAGCATGGGTGAACAAGGACAAGCCTGGAGCTTATATGAACAGGATAACCCACTCAATGACGCATTTGTTGTAAAAGCAACAAACCCACAGGATACGGAGAATGTTGCGAATGAAATAGAAAAATTTGACTATATTTACCGAGTCAATTTCGGGCAAGATTATGTTGATAGTTTATTTACATTTAATAAGTATGCTAGAAACATAGGATTAGGCTTAATTGTGGCACTCGTGTTCACCGCAATTTTCTTAATTTCCAATACGATTAAGATCACGATAATGGCGCGCAGACGCGAGATTGAAATCATGAAATTAGTAGGTGCAACAAACAATTTCATCCGTTGGCCATTCTTTGTGGAAGGGCTGATGCTTGGTGTATTTGGAAGCTTGATACCTATTGCCGTTATCATGGTCGGTTACTATTTCCTAACCCAGAATCTCGTTGTCTTTGAACAATTTGATTTTGTCAAAATATTACCGTTCTTCCCATTTGCTTTACAAGTTGCTGCTATCATTATTGGTATCGGCGCAACCATCGGCGTATGGGGAAGCTTAATGAGTGTTCGTAAATTCTTGAAAGTTTAA
- a CDS encoding murein hydrolase activator EnvC family protein — MKKINLLLIFLLIASLIPANTIFAETADELDDKINDLEDQESNLEEKSNGVENKVSETEEKIAENKDQQDETQSEINSLNSDLEDTQAKLAAKQEEIAQTNNEIQTTEAEIQKTEEEITSLKEEIEALKNEIKELEEKIASREKLLKNRLRSIQQNGGSVSYLEVILGAQSFGDFINRATAVNKIMDSDKNIMEEQEADKKKLQENKATVEKNKKEVEDKQVALEDSKAQLENTKSNLVAQQEELNEIESTLNNQKDNKETLMADLESEEQELHDHKMSLAEQQETLNNQAAVIAQAKKEAKEKLDQLSKEEDNSSSNGGGSSGGSLSSGGNGSLVWPAQGRQSSDYGYRDFDGGGFHYGIDIANSVGTTIRAAADGKVTRANYSSSYGNVVYIYHPSLDLTTVYAHLNSSNVSLKQNVTQGQTIGGMGDTGHSFGSHLHFEVHKRGWSYHGAIDPMPYLP; from the coding sequence ATGAAAAAAATTAATCTGCTACTTATTTTCTTATTGATTGCTTCATTGATACCAGCAAACACCATCTTTGCTGAAACAGCTGACGAATTAGATGATAAAATTAATGATTTAGAAGATCAGGAAAGTAATTTAGAAGAGAAATCAAACGGGGTAGAGAACAAAGTAAGTGAAACAGAAGAAAAAATTGCCGAAAACAAAGACCAGCAAGATGAAACACAAAGTGAAATTAACAGTCTGAACAGTGACTTGGAAGATACACAGGCGAAGCTTGCTGCCAAACAAGAGGAAATTGCTCAAACAAACAATGAAATTCAAACAACCGAAGCAGAAATTCAAAAAACAGAAGAAGAAATTACCTCTCTTAAAGAAGAGATTGAAGCATTAAAAAACGAGATTAAAGAGCTGGAAGAAAAGATTGCATCCAGAGAAAAACTATTAAAGAACAGATTACGCTCCATCCAGCAAAATGGCGGAAGTGTCAGCTATTTAGAAGTTATCCTGGGTGCACAAAGCTTTGGTGATTTTATTAACCGTGCTACTGCTGTTAACAAAATCATGGATTCCGATAAAAATATCATGGAAGAACAGGAAGCAGATAAGAAAAAGTTACAAGAAAACAAAGCAACAGTTGAGAAAAACAAAAAAGAAGTGGAAGACAAACAAGTTGCGTTAGAAGACAGCAAGGCACAACTTGAAAACACGAAGTCGAATTTAGTAGCACAGCAAGAAGAGTTAAATGAAATCGAATCGACATTGAATAATCAAAAAGATAATAAAGAGACATTAATGGCAGACTTGGAATCAGAAGAACAAGAACTGCATGATCATAAAATGAGTTTAGCTGAGCAGCAAGAAACACTTAATAATCAAGCTGCTGTTATTGCACAAGCGAAAAAAGAAGCAAAAGAAAAACTAGACCAATTATCAAAAGAAGAGGATAATAGTTCATCTAATGGTGGAGGCAGCAGCGGAGGATCTTTATCATCTGGAGGAAACGGCAGTTTAGTCTGGCCAGCACAAGGGAGACAATCTTCAGACTATGGCTATCGTGACTTTGATGGTGGTGGATTCCATTACGGTATAGATATCGCAAACAGTGTAGGAACGACTATTAGAGCAGCTGCCGATGGTAAGGTAACAAGGGCGAATTATTCCTCTAGTTACGGAAATGTAGTATACATATATCATCCAAGCCTAGATTTAACGACTGTGTATGCACACTTAAATAGTTCCAATGTTTCATTAAAACAAAATGTAACGCAAGGTCAAACAATCGGTGGTATGGGTGATACCGGACATTCCTTTGGCAGTCACTTACACTTTGAAGTACACAAACGTGGATGGAGTTATCACGGAGCAATCGACCCGATGCCATACTTGCCTTAA